A single genomic interval of Plodia interpunctella isolate USDA-ARS_2022_Savannah chromosome 14, ilPloInte3.2, whole genome shotgun sequence harbors:
- the Arp5 gene encoding actin-related protein 5 isoform X1: MEDVLVLKDYKTVPDIVHEYEPTLKLGHIPLVIDNGSYQCRVGWSIYDEPHLIFKNLIARPRKDRCKKDAEPPVTPPIQIGNDIINIEAVRFQLKTQFDKNVVTHFEAQEQVCDYIFSHLGIDNEGSVPHPIVMTEAFVTPNYCRQLMSELLFEGYGVPAVSYGVDSLFSMYRNDIGDTALIVNCGYHTIHIIPVLRGNVIAEHARRINLGGSEMVSYLHKLLQLKYPVHVNAITMSRAEEILHEHCSIALDYQEEIKKWANPDYYEANVKRVQLPFVQSASSSGLTAEQQKERKKEMARRLLEINARKREERLAEDEEMLNQLLAIQDMIEDGDTDEFNEAIKGFDIKSYEDLQRQISNVNTKIEKNKQRIIAAANAEENLESRPTGRMQPPSDPEAFQLWLNDTRAKYRELVSRREHRRARRSAMLKRRTAAAAERMRVISRLAAAGDDFGNQDSDWDAYKSISREADSDSEADGERLLELEEALREHEPQPSSHQHHQLHLAIEPLRAPELMFQPSMMGNLEAGLAETMEYVLKHFSAEDQLLLANNVFLTGGGSQLPGLKERLERELLEMRPFQSTHKVVMAQNASLDAWYGARDFAGSNEFESYCITKEEYYEMGGEYLKEHHASNLYYKSPAPIIDTTLAPAGDANVVKEEIVVDC; this comes from the exons atgGAGGACGTATTGGTTTTAAAAGATTATAAGACTGTTCCTGATATTGTGCACGAATACGAGCCAACGTTAAAACTAGGCCATATACCTTTAGTAATTGACAATG GTTCGTACCAATGTAGAGTTGGCTGGTCAATTTATGACGAAccgcatttaatatttaaaaatctaatagcCCGGCCTCGAAAAGACCGGTGTAAAAAAGATGCCGAACCTCCCGTTACGCCGCCTATTCAAATAGGAAACGATATAATCAATATAGAAGCCGTCAG ATTTCAGTTGAAAACACAGTTTGACAAAAATGTGGTGACACATTTTGAGGCCCAGGAGCAGGTTTGTGACTACATATTCTCCCATCTTGGCATTGACAACGAGGGCAGTGTGCCCCACCCCATTGTGATGACTGAAGCATTTGTTACTCCTAACTACTGCAGGCAGT TGATGTCAGAGCTTCTTTTTGAAGGCTATGGTGTGCCAGCAGTGAGCTATGGAGTTGACTCCCTCTTCAGCATGTATCGAAATGATATTGGGGACACAGCACTTATCGTGAACTGTGGTTACCACACCATACACATTATACCTGTCCTCAGAGGAAATGTTATTGCTGAACATGCCAGGAGAATCAACTTAG gTGGCAGTGAAATGGTATCATACCTGCACAAGCTGCTTCAATTGAAATATCCTGTTCATGTTAACGCAATCACCATGTCCCGAGCTGAGGAGATTCTGCATGAGCACTGCTCCATAGCTTTGGACTACCAGGAGGAGATCAAGAAGTGGGCTAATCCAGACTATTACGAAGCAAATGTGAAGAGAGTGCAGCTCCCATTTGTGCAGTCTGCTAGCTCATCTGGTTTGACAG ctGAACAACAGAAAGAGCGTAAGAAAGAGATGGCGCGGAGACTGTTGGAAATTAATGCAAGGAAAAGAGAAGAAAGATTAGCAGAAGATGAAGAAATGCTAAATCAGTTGCTTGCAATACAG GACATGATAGAAGATGGGGATACAGACGAATTTAACGAAGCAATCAAAGGCTTTGATATTAAAAGTTATGAAGATCTGCag CGTCAAATATCAAATGTGAACACGAAGATAGAGAAGAACAAGCAGCGTATCATAGCCGCGGCGAACGCGGAAGAGAACTTAGAATCTCGACCGACTGGCCGCATGCAGCCGCCTTCTGATCCTGAGGCCTTCCAACTGTGGCTCAATGACACCAGGGCTAAG TACCGCGAGTTGGTGAGCCGGCGTGAGCACAGACGCGCGCGGCGGTCGGCGATGCTGAAGCGGCGCACGGCCGCCGCGGCCGAGCGCATGCGCGTCATCTCCCGTCTGGCCGCCGCCGGCGACGACTTCGGCAACCAGGACTCCGACTGGGACGCCTACAAGAG CATAAGTCGCGAAGCAGATTCAGACTCCGAAGCCGACGGCGAGCGACTGCTGGAGCTGGAGGAAGCTCTGAGAGAGCACGAGCCGCAGCCCTCCTCGCATCAACATCATCAGCTGCACCTCGCCATTGAGCCGCTCAG AGCGCCCGAGCTGATGTTCCAGCCGTCTATGATGGGAAACCTGGAGGCGGGATTGGCGGAGACCATGGAGTACGTGCTGAAGCACTTCAGTGCTGAGGACCAGCTGCTGCTGGCCAACAATGTGTTCCTCACCGGCGGCGGCTCGCAGCTGCCAG GTTTGAAAGAAAGGTTAGAAAGAGAGCTTTTAGAAATGAGACCCTTTCAATCGACACACAAAGTTGTTATGGCTCAGAACGCGAGTTTGGACGCTTGGTACGGCGCGAGGGACTTCGCGGGCAGCAACGAGTTCGAGAGCTATTGTATAACTAAAGAAGAGTACTATGAAATGGGTGGGGAGTACTTGAAGGAGCATCACGCAAGTAATTTGTACTACAAGAGCCCTGCTCCGATCATAGACACTACGTTAGCCCCCGCTGGCGACGCCAATGTGGTCAAAGAAGAAATTGTGGTTGATTGTTGA
- the Arp5 gene encoding actin-related protein 5 isoform X3 gives MRITFPGSYQCRVGWSIYDEPHLIFKNLIARPRKDRCKKDAEPPVTPPIQIGNDIINIEAVRFQLKTQFDKNVVTHFEAQEQVCDYIFSHLGIDNEGSVPHPIVMTEAFVTPNYCRQLMSELLFEGYGVPAVSYGVDSLFSMYRNDIGDTALIVNCGYHTIHIIPVLRGNVIAEHARRINLGGSEMVSYLHKLLQLKYPVHVNAITMSRAEEILHEHCSIALDYQEEIKKWANPDYYEANVKRVQLPFVQSASSSGLTAEQQKERKKEMARRLLEINARKREERLAEDEEMLNQLLAIQDMIEDGDTDEFNEAIKGFDIKSYEDLQRQISNVNTKIEKNKQRIIAAANAEENLESRPTGRMQPPSDPEAFQLWLNDTRAKYRELVSRREHRRARRSAMLKRRTAAAAERMRVISRLAAAGDDFGNQDSDWDAYKSISREADSDSEADGERLLELEEALREHEPQPSSHQHHQLHLAIEPLRAPELMFQPSMMGNLEAGLAETMEYVLKHFSAEDQLLLANNVFLTGGGSQLPGLKERLERELLEMRPFQSTHKVVMAQNASLDAWYGARDFAGSNEFESYCITKEEYYEMGGEYLKEHHASNLYYKSPAPIIDTTLAPAGDANVVKEEIVVDC, from the exons ATG CGCATTACTTTTCCAGGTTCGTACCAATGTAGAGTTGGCTGGTCAATTTATGACGAAccgcatttaatatttaaaaatctaatagcCCGGCCTCGAAAAGACCGGTGTAAAAAAGATGCCGAACCTCCCGTTACGCCGCCTATTCAAATAGGAAACGATATAATCAATATAGAAGCCGTCAG ATTTCAGTTGAAAACACAGTTTGACAAAAATGTGGTGACACATTTTGAGGCCCAGGAGCAGGTTTGTGACTACATATTCTCCCATCTTGGCATTGACAACGAGGGCAGTGTGCCCCACCCCATTGTGATGACTGAAGCATTTGTTACTCCTAACTACTGCAGGCAGT TGATGTCAGAGCTTCTTTTTGAAGGCTATGGTGTGCCAGCAGTGAGCTATGGAGTTGACTCCCTCTTCAGCATGTATCGAAATGATATTGGGGACACAGCACTTATCGTGAACTGTGGTTACCACACCATACACATTATACCTGTCCTCAGAGGAAATGTTATTGCTGAACATGCCAGGAGAATCAACTTAG gTGGCAGTGAAATGGTATCATACCTGCACAAGCTGCTTCAATTGAAATATCCTGTTCATGTTAACGCAATCACCATGTCCCGAGCTGAGGAGATTCTGCATGAGCACTGCTCCATAGCTTTGGACTACCAGGAGGAGATCAAGAAGTGGGCTAATCCAGACTATTACGAAGCAAATGTGAAGAGAGTGCAGCTCCCATTTGTGCAGTCTGCTAGCTCATCTGGTTTGACAG ctGAACAACAGAAAGAGCGTAAGAAAGAGATGGCGCGGAGACTGTTGGAAATTAATGCAAGGAAAAGAGAAGAAAGATTAGCAGAAGATGAAGAAATGCTAAATCAGTTGCTTGCAATACAG GACATGATAGAAGATGGGGATACAGACGAATTTAACGAAGCAATCAAAGGCTTTGATATTAAAAGTTATGAAGATCTGCag CGTCAAATATCAAATGTGAACACGAAGATAGAGAAGAACAAGCAGCGTATCATAGCCGCGGCGAACGCGGAAGAGAACTTAGAATCTCGACCGACTGGCCGCATGCAGCCGCCTTCTGATCCTGAGGCCTTCCAACTGTGGCTCAATGACACCAGGGCTAAG TACCGCGAGTTGGTGAGCCGGCGTGAGCACAGACGCGCGCGGCGGTCGGCGATGCTGAAGCGGCGCACGGCCGCCGCGGCCGAGCGCATGCGCGTCATCTCCCGTCTGGCCGCCGCCGGCGACGACTTCGGCAACCAGGACTCCGACTGGGACGCCTACAAGAG CATAAGTCGCGAAGCAGATTCAGACTCCGAAGCCGACGGCGAGCGACTGCTGGAGCTGGAGGAAGCTCTGAGAGAGCACGAGCCGCAGCCCTCCTCGCATCAACATCATCAGCTGCACCTCGCCATTGAGCCGCTCAG AGCGCCCGAGCTGATGTTCCAGCCGTCTATGATGGGAAACCTGGAGGCGGGATTGGCGGAGACCATGGAGTACGTGCTGAAGCACTTCAGTGCTGAGGACCAGCTGCTGCTGGCCAACAATGTGTTCCTCACCGGCGGCGGCTCGCAGCTGCCAG GTTTGAAAGAAAGGTTAGAAAGAGAGCTTTTAGAAATGAGACCCTTTCAATCGACACACAAAGTTGTTATGGCTCAGAACGCGAGTTTGGACGCTTGGTACGGCGCGAGGGACTTCGCGGGCAGCAACGAGTTCGAGAGCTATTGTATAACTAAAGAAGAGTACTATGAAATGGGTGGGGAGTACTTGAAGGAGCATCACGCAAGTAATTTGTACTACAAGAGCCCTGCTCCGATCATAGACACTACGTTAGCCCCCGCTGGCGACGCCAATGTGGTCAAAGAAGAAATTGTGGTTGATTGTTGA
- the Arp5 gene encoding actin-related protein 5 isoform X2 — translation MQRITFPGSYQCRVGWSIYDEPHLIFKNLIARPRKDRCKKDAEPPVTPPIQIGNDIINIEAVRFQLKTQFDKNVVTHFEAQEQVCDYIFSHLGIDNEGSVPHPIVMTEAFVTPNYCRQLMSELLFEGYGVPAVSYGVDSLFSMYRNDIGDTALIVNCGYHTIHIIPVLRGNVIAEHARRINLGGSEMVSYLHKLLQLKYPVHVNAITMSRAEEILHEHCSIALDYQEEIKKWANPDYYEANVKRVQLPFVQSASSSGLTAEQQKERKKEMARRLLEINARKREERLAEDEEMLNQLLAIQDMIEDGDTDEFNEAIKGFDIKSYEDLQRQISNVNTKIEKNKQRIIAAANAEENLESRPTGRMQPPSDPEAFQLWLNDTRAKYRELVSRREHRRARRSAMLKRRTAAAAERMRVISRLAAAGDDFGNQDSDWDAYKSISREADSDSEADGERLLELEEALREHEPQPSSHQHHQLHLAIEPLRAPELMFQPSMMGNLEAGLAETMEYVLKHFSAEDQLLLANNVFLTGGGSQLPGLKERLERELLEMRPFQSTHKVVMAQNASLDAWYGARDFAGSNEFESYCITKEEYYEMGGEYLKEHHASNLYYKSPAPIIDTTLAPAGDANVVKEEIVVDC, via the exons ATG CAGCGCATTACTTTTCCAGGTTCGTACCAATGTAGAGTTGGCTGGTCAATTTATGACGAAccgcatttaatatttaaaaatctaatagcCCGGCCTCGAAAAGACCGGTGTAAAAAAGATGCCGAACCTCCCGTTACGCCGCCTATTCAAATAGGAAACGATATAATCAATATAGAAGCCGTCAG ATTTCAGTTGAAAACACAGTTTGACAAAAATGTGGTGACACATTTTGAGGCCCAGGAGCAGGTTTGTGACTACATATTCTCCCATCTTGGCATTGACAACGAGGGCAGTGTGCCCCACCCCATTGTGATGACTGAAGCATTTGTTACTCCTAACTACTGCAGGCAGT TGATGTCAGAGCTTCTTTTTGAAGGCTATGGTGTGCCAGCAGTGAGCTATGGAGTTGACTCCCTCTTCAGCATGTATCGAAATGATATTGGGGACACAGCACTTATCGTGAACTGTGGTTACCACACCATACACATTATACCTGTCCTCAGAGGAAATGTTATTGCTGAACATGCCAGGAGAATCAACTTAG gTGGCAGTGAAATGGTATCATACCTGCACAAGCTGCTTCAATTGAAATATCCTGTTCATGTTAACGCAATCACCATGTCCCGAGCTGAGGAGATTCTGCATGAGCACTGCTCCATAGCTTTGGACTACCAGGAGGAGATCAAGAAGTGGGCTAATCCAGACTATTACGAAGCAAATGTGAAGAGAGTGCAGCTCCCATTTGTGCAGTCTGCTAGCTCATCTGGTTTGACAG ctGAACAACAGAAAGAGCGTAAGAAAGAGATGGCGCGGAGACTGTTGGAAATTAATGCAAGGAAAAGAGAAGAAAGATTAGCAGAAGATGAAGAAATGCTAAATCAGTTGCTTGCAATACAG GACATGATAGAAGATGGGGATACAGACGAATTTAACGAAGCAATCAAAGGCTTTGATATTAAAAGTTATGAAGATCTGCag CGTCAAATATCAAATGTGAACACGAAGATAGAGAAGAACAAGCAGCGTATCATAGCCGCGGCGAACGCGGAAGAGAACTTAGAATCTCGACCGACTGGCCGCATGCAGCCGCCTTCTGATCCTGAGGCCTTCCAACTGTGGCTCAATGACACCAGGGCTAAG TACCGCGAGTTGGTGAGCCGGCGTGAGCACAGACGCGCGCGGCGGTCGGCGATGCTGAAGCGGCGCACGGCCGCCGCGGCCGAGCGCATGCGCGTCATCTCCCGTCTGGCCGCCGCCGGCGACGACTTCGGCAACCAGGACTCCGACTGGGACGCCTACAAGAG CATAAGTCGCGAAGCAGATTCAGACTCCGAAGCCGACGGCGAGCGACTGCTGGAGCTGGAGGAAGCTCTGAGAGAGCACGAGCCGCAGCCCTCCTCGCATCAACATCATCAGCTGCACCTCGCCATTGAGCCGCTCAG AGCGCCCGAGCTGATGTTCCAGCCGTCTATGATGGGAAACCTGGAGGCGGGATTGGCGGAGACCATGGAGTACGTGCTGAAGCACTTCAGTGCTGAGGACCAGCTGCTGCTGGCCAACAATGTGTTCCTCACCGGCGGCGGCTCGCAGCTGCCAG GTTTGAAAGAAAGGTTAGAAAGAGAGCTTTTAGAAATGAGACCCTTTCAATCGACACACAAAGTTGTTATGGCTCAGAACGCGAGTTTGGACGCTTGGTACGGCGCGAGGGACTTCGCGGGCAGCAACGAGTTCGAGAGCTATTGTATAACTAAAGAAGAGTACTATGAAATGGGTGGGGAGTACTTGAAGGAGCATCACGCAAGTAATTTGTACTACAAGAGCCCTGCTCCGATCATAGACACTACGTTAGCCCCCGCTGGCGACGCCAATGTGGTCAAAGAAGAAATTGTGGTTGATTGTTGA